A single genomic interval of Mucilaginibacter robiniae harbors:
- a CDS encoding metal-dependent transcriptional regulator, whose translation MHTFTEENYLKAIYHLQCETHSASTNDIAAALHTKAASVTDMLKKLADKKLINYAKYQGVSLTDAGRKVALQIIRKHRLWEYFLVEKLKFKWDEVHEMAEELEHISSTELINRLDEFMDCPRFDPHGDPIPDSSGEITAQPFTSVLHLPVHQSGIIAGVSDHSVSFLQYLEKQQLTIGRKIKITEATDYDVCIQLTDENKELNISREVAKKLLIAI comes from the coding sequence ATGCACACGTTTACCGAAGAAAACTATTTGAAAGCCATCTATCATTTGCAATGCGAAACACATAGCGCCAGTACAAATGATATTGCGGCAGCTTTACATACCAAAGCCGCTTCAGTTACGGATATGTTAAAAAAGCTGGCTGATAAGAAGCTGATTAACTATGCCAAATACCAGGGTGTAAGCTTAACCGACGCTGGCCGGAAGGTAGCTTTACAAATTATCAGGAAACACCGATTATGGGAATACTTTTTGGTAGAAAAGCTAAAGTTTAAATGGGATGAAGTACACGAAATGGCTGAAGAACTGGAACATATATCATCAACCGAGCTGATTAACCGTTTGGATGAGTTTATGGATTGCCCAAGGTTTGATCCACACGGTGACCCGATACCTGATAGCAGCGGAGAAATTACCGCACAGCCATTTACCAGTGTGTTGCATTTGCCGGTGCATCAAAGCGGTATCATAGCTGGCGTGTCCGACCATTCTGTTAGCTTTTTACAATACCTGGAAAAACAACAGCTTACCATTGGCCGGAAGATCAAAATTACTGAAGCTACAGATTATGATGTATGCATACAGCTTACAGACGAAAATAAAGAACTAAACATCAGCCGTGAGGTGGCTAAAAAATTATTGATTGCTATATGA